In a genomic window of Dyadobacter fermentans DSM 18053:
- a CDS encoding LytR/AlgR family response regulator transcription factor — MKYRCLIIDDEVLARDVIRTFVQHDHSIEITDEAANGSEAVVKILQHRPDVVFLDIQMPELDGFAVLREVWPHHQPFVVFTTAFDQYALRAFEVNAIDYLLKPFDEIRFHQSLGRLKERLSQKSQPRIEELVNNLLREQKDKEENYLQRLLVKEAGKMYLVKTDDITHFSADGNYISVYTLQKKVYTVYESLGSLESRLDPAVMIRVGRSNIVNMNFISELETYFNGEYIIHLSTGEKVKWTRGYRDNIKAFITKMG, encoded by the coding sequence ATGAAATACCGCTGCCTGATCATTGACGACGAAGTGCTGGCGAGGGACGTAATCAGAACATTTGTACAGCATGACCATTCCATTGAAATCACCGACGAGGCTGCCAACGGCTCGGAGGCGGTGGTAAAAATATTGCAGCACCGGCCCGACGTCGTTTTTCTGGACATTCAGATGCCCGAGCTGGATGGATTCGCCGTGCTGCGCGAGGTGTGGCCGCACCATCAGCCATTTGTCGTGTTCACGACCGCATTCGACCAGTATGCATTGCGTGCATTCGAGGTGAATGCAATCGATTATCTGCTCAAACCTTTCGACGAAATCCGCTTTCACCAGTCGCTGGGGAGGCTGAAAGAGCGGCTCAGCCAGAAGTCGCAGCCGCGCATTGAAGAACTGGTGAACAACCTGCTTCGCGAACAGAAGGATAAGGAAGAAAATTACCTCCAACGGTTGCTCGTGAAGGAAGCGGGGAAAATGTACCTGGTCAAAACGGACGATATCACGCATTTCTCGGCGGATGGAAACTACATTTCCGTTTACACCTTGCAGAAGAAGGTTTATACGGTTTACGAAAGCCTGGGCAGCCTCGAAAGCCGCCTCGATCCGGCGGTCATGATCCGCGTCGGCCGCTCCAACATCGTGAATATGAATTTCATATCCGAGCTGGAAACGTACTTCAACGGCGAGTACATTATCCACCTGTCCACGGGCGAAAAAGTGAAATGGACACGTGGTTACCGCGACAATATCAAGGCGTTTATCACCAAAATGGGGTAA
- a CDS encoding SusD/RagB family nutrient-binding outer membrane lipoprotein, producing the protein MKATTKYILALLLSLTLVTGCDEGFDEINTNKVDPTSLAPSLMLNKAIIATTYLDGVSTLGMLCYNFGIVQQVITPYGSSLSGGNYNQLNNSNSPLVWVNFYRNVIKQLVAVTEQTKADPMSANIYHAARIWKAYAFMILTDTYGDIPYFDAGKGYISEEIRPKYDPQEAIYRDILKELEEAAGALDTAQPPVTTDILYGGNVARWKKLGYSLMLRAGMRLTKVDSDGAKNYVAKAVAGGVFESNADNSIIRHTAIYNNYIANHLAAREKTNFYLAAPFVNYLKENNDPRLPVFAVRYVGAKGGPEQTAARASSDPKVQIGMPMGYNDVTINSVLAENGVVSLWDFTQINLTTVLKLDAPEFHITYAQVQLLLAEAAVRGWVPGTAADYYAKGIRANLEQMALYDPSAAIKEDAILAYLKAHPLDAAKALEQINTQYWVATFLDGNESWANFRRSGFPALKKNPYPGSEIKEDFIRRMPYPDSEIVVNLQNVNDANARQGPNDLNTRIWWDKK; encoded by the coding sequence ATGAAAGCAACTACGAAATATATCCTCGCGCTTTTGCTGTCGCTGACGCTCGTCACGGGCTGCGACGAAGGATTCGACGAGATCAATACCAATAAGGTCGACCCGACCTCGCTCGCGCCGTCGCTGATGCTCAACAAGGCCATCATCGCCACCACTTACCTAGACGGCGTATCGACGCTGGGTATGCTCTGCTACAACTTCGGCATTGTGCAACAGGTGATTACGCCCTATGGAAGCTCGCTTTCCGGCGGGAATTACAACCAGCTCAACAACTCCAACTCGCCGCTCGTGTGGGTTAATTTTTACAGGAACGTGATCAAACAGCTGGTGGCGGTTACCGAGCAAACGAAAGCCGACCCGATGAGCGCCAACATTTACCACGCGGCGCGCATCTGGAAAGCCTACGCGTTCATGATCCTGACCGATACTTATGGCGATATTCCCTATTTCGATGCGGGAAAAGGCTATATCAGCGAAGAGATCCGCCCGAAATACGATCCGCAGGAAGCCATCTACCGCGACATTCTCAAAGAGCTCGAAGAAGCTGCCGGAGCGCTCGACACCGCCCAGCCGCCGGTAACTACCGACATCCTTTACGGCGGCAATGTAGCCCGGTGGAAAAAACTCGGGTACTCGCTCATGCTGCGCGCCGGCATGCGCCTCACCAAGGTTGACTCCGACGGTGCCAAGAATTATGTGGCCAAAGCCGTCGCAGGCGGCGTTTTTGAAAGCAATGCGGATAACTCCATCATCCGCCACACGGCGATTTATAACAACTACATTGCCAATCACCTCGCGGCGCGTGAAAAGACCAATTTCTACCTCGCAGCGCCATTTGTGAATTATCTCAAAGAAAACAACGACCCCCGCCTGCCTGTGTTCGCGGTTCGGTATGTAGGCGCAAAGGGCGGCCCGGAACAGACCGCCGCACGCGCCTCATCCGATCCGAAAGTGCAGATCGGTATGCCTATGGGCTATAACGATGTGACGATCAACAGCGTACTGGCCGAAAACGGCGTGGTAAGCCTCTGGGATTTCACGCAGATCAACCTCACCACGGTGCTGAAACTCGATGCGCCCGAATTCCATATTACCTACGCACAAGTGCAGCTGCTCCTTGCGGAGGCGGCCGTCCGCGGCTGGGTACCGGGCACAGCGGCAGATTATTACGCCAAAGGCATCCGTGCAAACCTCGAACAAATGGCCCTCTACGACCCAAGCGCTGCGATTAAGGAAGATGCCATTCTCGCCTATCTGAAAGCACACCCGCTGGACGCTGCGAAAGCATTGGAGCAGATCAATACCCAATACTGGGTGGCGACTTTCCTCGATGGAAACGAGTCGTGGGCCAATTTCCGCCGAAGCGGCTTTCCGGCATTGAAGAAAAACCCTTATCCCGGCTCGGAGATCAAGGAAGATTTTATCCGCCGCATGCCTTACCCCGACAGCGAGATTGTGGTGAACCTCCAAAACGTGAACGACGCCAATGCCCGCCAGGGCCCCAACGATCTGAACACGAGAATATGGTGGGACAAAAAATAG
- a CDS encoding efflux RND transporter permease subunit, whose translation MKLPEFAVKNYQFTLVVFLGVLALGLYSLFTMPRSEDPDIHPPQFTVVVVYPGANPKDMEQLVVDPMEKKLNELDDMKHIITDIRDGLAVMQIMYKYSSDPDDKYQEVVREINALRSQLPADIADIRINKQIPSDVSIYQYALISENATYAQMKKYSKDFKERLEKIKTLKKVDYSGIPEPQVKVNLNLQKIAQQKLTQDQIVGALQSEGVNIPGGSISMATKKLNIKTSGSYRTLDEVANTVVSRSNGKIVYLKDVADVKMGYEDETHITRLNGFRCSFVNVSQKEGENIIAVRDQVEPVAAAFEKDLPANIELVKVFDQAGSVDTRLSHFARDFAIAILLVLLTLLPLGTRASLVVMISIPLSLAIGLTMMNLLGFNINQLSIVGMIVALGILVDDSIVVVENIERYLRMGYGKVQAAIQASSQIGLAVVGCTILLIFAFLPLVFLPEGAGDFIRSLPMSVITTVFASMLVSLTVVPFLSSVILKPHASEDGNWLLRGMKKGIHKTYGSVLDRALHWPKTTLAIAGLIFAGSLALVPLIGNSLFPKSEKPMFLIDIETPQGTNLKKTNEIARYVEGVLKQEPLISSFATNVGKGNPRVYYNVVQRNESENFAEIFVQVAGLETEEKVAVIEKLRKKLEGYPGAEIKVKDFEQGPLIEAPLAYRIYGEDLDDLRKTAFRVADLLAKTEGTIYVNNPLLVQPTDLRININKQKAGTLGISSADIDRTVRLGAAGLNVATFREDVGKADSYNINVSVPRNAATQDYSVFDKLYVTSASGASIPLKSIATIEMESSPNQIRHYDKDRYVTVSAFAKPGYNVQKMNEGITAKLNQFKFEEGQHFKVAGEKESQEESFGGLGLIILITVFGFLGVLILEFKTFKSILIVLSVIPLGIVGGLAMLFLTGETLSFTATIGFIALVGIEVKNSLLVVDFTNQLREQGKSIEEAIIEAGEIRFVPILLTSMTAIGGLLPLVIEYSALYSPLALVLIGGLISSTLLSRLVTPVMYKLLPPKVEPQQVTQEAELEAAY comes from the coding sequence ATGAAATTACCTGAATTTGCAGTCAAGAATTACCAGTTTACGCTGGTGGTCTTCCTGGGTGTGCTGGCGCTGGGACTATATTCATTGTTTACAATGCCGCGAAGCGAGGACCCGGACATCCATCCGCCGCAATTTACCGTGGTAGTGGTGTACCCCGGCGCCAATCCGAAAGACATGGAGCAGCTCGTGGTGGACCCGATGGAAAAGAAGCTCAACGAACTCGACGATATGAAGCACATTATCACCGACATCCGCGACGGCCTCGCGGTAATGCAGATAATGTACAAATACAGCTCCGACCCGGACGATAAATACCAGGAAGTGGTAAGGGAGATCAACGCACTCCGCTCGCAGCTACCCGCCGATATCGCCGACATCCGCATTAACAAACAGATCCCTTCCGACGTAAGCATTTACCAGTACGCGCTCATCAGCGAAAATGCGACGTACGCGCAGATGAAGAAGTATTCCAAAGATTTCAAAGAGCGGCTGGAAAAGATCAAAACCTTGAAAAAGGTAGACTACTCCGGCATTCCCGAGCCTCAGGTGAAAGTGAACCTTAACCTGCAAAAAATCGCGCAGCAGAAACTGACCCAGGACCAGATCGTGGGCGCATTGCAGAGCGAAGGCGTGAATATTCCCGGCGGGAGCATCAGTATGGCTACCAAAAAACTGAACATCAAAACCTCCGGCAGCTACCGCACGCTCGACGAGGTGGCCAACACCGTAGTATCGCGTTCGAATGGCAAAATTGTGTATCTGAAAGACGTAGCCGACGTAAAAATGGGTTATGAGGACGAAACGCACATTACCCGCCTGAACGGCTTCCGTTGCAGCTTCGTGAATGTGAGCCAGAAAGAAGGCGAAAACATCATTGCCGTGCGCGACCAGGTGGAACCCGTGGCGGCCGCATTTGAAAAGGACCTCCCCGCGAACATCGAACTTGTGAAAGTGTTCGATCAGGCCGGCAGTGTGGACACCCGGCTGTCGCATTTCGCACGGGATTTCGCGATTGCCATTCTGCTGGTTTTGCTCACCTTGCTGCCGCTTGGCACGCGGGCGTCGCTGGTGGTGATGATCTCCATTCCGCTTTCCCTCGCCATCGGGCTCACGATGATGAACCTGCTCGGTTTCAACATTAACCAGCTCAGTATTGTGGGGATGATCGTGGCGCTGGGTATCCTGGTGGACGACAGCATTGTGGTTGTCGAGAACATCGAGCGCTACCTCCGCATGGGTTATGGCAAAGTGCAGGCAGCCATTCAAGCGTCGTCGCAGATCGGCCTGGCGGTGGTAGGCTGTACGATCCTGCTCATTTTCGCATTCCTGCCGCTGGTATTTCTGCCCGAGGGAGCGGGTGATTTTATCCGCAGCTTACCGATGTCGGTGATTACCACCGTGTTTGCTTCCATGCTCGTATCGCTCACGGTTGTTCCCTTTCTTTCGAGCGTGATCCTGAAACCGCATGCTTCCGAAGATGGCAACTGGTTGCTCCGCGGTATGAAAAAAGGCATTCACAAAACCTACGGCAGCGTGCTCGACCGCGCATTGCATTGGCCCAAAACCACGCTGGCAATTGCCGGATTGATATTCGCAGGCTCACTCGCATTGGTACCGCTTATCGGCAACAGTCTTTTTCCCAAATCGGAAAAACCCATGTTCCTGATCGACATTGAAACACCACAAGGCACGAATTTGAAGAAAACCAATGAGATAGCCCGCTATGTGGAGGGTGTGTTGAAGCAGGAACCGCTCATTTCATCGTTCGCGACGAACGTGGGCAAGGGTAATCCGCGGGTTTATTATAATGTAGTTCAAAGAAATGAGAGCGAGAATTTTGCCGAAATTTTCGTGCAGGTAGCGGGCCTCGAAACGGAGGAAAAGGTGGCTGTGATCGAAAAACTCCGTAAGAAACTTGAAGGTTACCCCGGTGCGGAAATCAAGGTAAAAGACTTTGAACAAGGCCCGCTGATCGAGGCGCCGCTGGCCTACCGCATTTATGGCGAGGACCTGGACGACCTGCGCAAAACGGCTTTCCGCGTGGCCGACCTGCTCGCCAAAACCGAAGGCACCATTTACGTCAACAACCCGTTGCTCGTGCAACCGACCGACTTACGCATCAATATCAACAAGCAGAAAGCCGGCACGCTCGGGATTTCCTCGGCCGACATCGATCGCACGGTGCGGCTGGGGGCCGCGGGCCTGAATGTGGCCACCTTCCGTGAGGATGTGGGCAAGGCGGATAGCTACAATATCAATGTATCTGTGCCGCGCAATGCCGCTACGCAGGATTACAGCGTGTTTGACAAACTGTATGTCACGTCGGCATCGGGTGCGAGCATTCCCTTGAAAAGCATTGCGACGATCGAAATGGAAAGCTCGCCGAACCAGATCCGGCATTATGACAAAGACCGCTACGTGACTGTTTCGGCATTCGCGAAGCCGGGCTACAATGTTCAAAAAATGAATGAGGGCATCACCGCGAAGCTCAACCAATTCAAGTTCGAGGAAGGTCAGCATTTCAAAGTGGCCGGTGAAAAAGAAAGCCAGGAGGAAAGTTTCGGCGGCCTCGGGCTGATTATCCTGATCACGGTGTTCGGCTTTCTGGGTGTGCTGATATTGGAATTCAAAACATTCAAAAGCATTCTCATTGTGCTGTCGGTGATTCCGCTGGGCATTGTAGGCGGCCTGGCCATGCTGTTCCTGACGGGCGAAACGCTGTCGTTCACCGCCACGATCGGTTTCATTGCGCTGGTGGGTATTGAAGTGAAAAACTCGCTGCTGGTGGTCGATTTTACCAATCAGCTTCGCGAACAGGGCAAGAGCATCGAAGAAGCCATTATCGAAGCGGGCGAAATCCGTTTCGTGCCGATCCTCCTCACTTCCATGACCGCCATCGGTGGCTTGCTGCCGCTGGTGATCGAGTATAGCGCATTGTATTCGCCGCTGGCCCTCGTGCTGATCGGCGGGTTGATCAGCTCTACGCTGCTGTCGCGGCTCGTGACGCCGGTGATGTACAAATTGCTGCCGCCCAAGGTGGAGCCGCAGCAAGTGACACAGGAAGCCGAGCTGGAAGCGGCCTATTGA
- a CDS encoding SusC/RagA family TonB-linked outer membrane protein → MKKCFTMLVLLLMLGCSAVFAQNSRITGTVTGDSKEVLPGVNVLVSGTSQGTVTDSEGKYALEAPAKASLVFSFIGYTSQTVAVGTRSVIDIQLVQESKSLTEVVVTALGIKREAKTLGYATATVNADQISTNRTPNVVSSLQGKMAGVNISSLSTGPGGTAKIRIRGQSSFNGQNNPLIVVNGVPIDNSNFAGGGDYGQRSANNSDGGDGLSSINPDDIESMTVLKGATAAALYGSRAKDGVVMITTKTRGTGQGIGVDYNLNFTTDTPLDFTDFQYEYGQGEGGKRPTTENPTSGVWSFGEKFQPGMTQVLFDNETWPYEPVRGRVKKFYRTGTNMTNTITVSNNGPNGGFSLSLANTDNRGIVENNKFNRKVVNLGFTQNISKRLTAFGNVNYSKEKNVNPPQIDAQDFATSTVIFTLANSMPFEALKQNQTLPNGDEFVFSRFLVRNNPYYSLSKHFENITRDRLFGNVAVKYQFTDWLYLQLRAAQDFYVRNQDYNIPNGYAPIAKAPVGYVNGSFTQDVRRNTERNLDFILGGNHTFGNLGLDVTLGGNQRYARMDYNSVTVQDFIQPGLYTVMNGRVKNPLYNLSEKKINSLYGAATISWKEFLYLNVTARNDWFSTLAPQNRSILYPSVTGSFIFSQAFPNLPAWITFGKLRAAYAQVGSDNVNPYSNALYYAVDNNSFPNPSGQLVPVGGINASLVPNKDLRPLRIKEAEVGLEMKLFNNLLGFDLTYYHKTTDDQILAAQISDASSYTAQLINVGRSMNQGIELLLTGSPVKTKDFSWDVSFNVSYNNSKVLKLGLAEKDTVITAGGGGGRTLNMVVGKPLGQLYTFTYLRDAQGRQVFDKNSGMPMRNNTLMNVGNALPRYFGGITNTFNYKGITLSALIDFKLGHKMIAGRNINYMRHGLSKRTLPGRAEGFVIGNGVNPDGEVNQTKAAVQPFYESINPLGINEDFVSNAGFWKLRQLTLGYDLGKLLPEKSFVKGLRLSAVANNVLVIKKWTENMDPEEVLNSSDNATGLDFWPGLPPTRSIGFNLNVKF, encoded by the coding sequence ATGAAGAAATGTTTTACAATGCTCGTGCTGCTGCTCATGCTGGGTTGCAGTGCGGTTTTTGCCCAAAACAGCCGGATCACCGGGACCGTCACCGGCGACAGCAAGGAAGTGCTGCCCGGCGTGAATGTCCTGGTTAGCGGCACGTCGCAGGGCACCGTTACCGACTCCGAGGGCAAGTATGCGCTCGAAGCTCCGGCCAAGGCGTCGCTCGTGTTTTCGTTTATTGGCTACACCAGCCAGACTGTGGCCGTAGGCACACGGTCGGTGATCGACATCCAGCTCGTGCAGGAATCCAAGAGCCTAACAGAAGTGGTAGTTACCGCACTGGGTATCAAGCGGGAAGCCAAAACGCTCGGGTACGCCACAGCCACCGTGAATGCAGACCAGATCTCCACCAACCGCACGCCCAACGTCGTGAGCTCTTTGCAGGGAAAAATGGCGGGTGTGAACATTTCGTCGCTATCCACCGGCCCGGGAGGCACGGCCAAAATCCGCATTCGCGGGCAGTCGTCGTTCAATGGGCAGAACAACCCGCTCATTGTCGTGAACGGTGTGCCGATCGATAATTCCAACTTCGCCGGCGGCGGTGACTATGGGCAGCGCTCGGCCAACAATTCCGACGGCGGCGACGGCTTGTCGAGCATTAACCCCGACGATATCGAGTCCATGACGGTGCTCAAAGGCGCCACCGCGGCAGCGCTTTACGGCTCCCGCGCGAAGGACGGGGTGGTGATGATCACCACCAAAACCCGCGGTACCGGGCAGGGGATCGGCGTGGATTATAACCTCAACTTCACCACCGATACGCCGTTGGATTTCACTGATTTTCAGTACGAATATGGCCAGGGAGAAGGCGGAAAACGCCCTACCACCGAAAATCCGACGTCGGGTGTGTGGAGCTTTGGAGAGAAATTCCAGCCGGGCATGACGCAGGTGCTGTTCGACAACGAAACATGGCCCTATGAGCCGGTGCGCGGCCGTGTGAAGAAATTCTATCGCACAGGCACGAACATGACCAACACCATCACCGTGTCCAATAATGGCCCCAATGGCGGTTTCAGCCTTTCGCTCGCGAATACCGACAACCGCGGCATTGTCGAAAACAATAAATTCAACCGCAAGGTGGTGAACCTGGGCTTCACGCAAAACATTTCCAAACGCCTCACAGCATTCGGAAACGTGAATTATTCCAAGGAAAAGAATGTGAACCCGCCGCAGATCGACGCCCAGGATTTTGCTACTTCCACGGTGATTTTTACATTGGCTAATTCCATGCCCTTCGAGGCATTGAAACAAAACCAGACACTGCCGAACGGCGATGAGTTCGTGTTTTCAAGGTTTCTGGTGCGGAATAACCCGTATTATTCGCTCAGCAAGCATTTCGAGAACATCACCCGCGACCGGCTTTTCGGCAATGTAGCGGTGAAGTACCAGTTTACCGACTGGCTCTACCTGCAACTCCGGGCGGCGCAGGATTTTTACGTCCGCAACCAGGACTACAACATTCCGAACGGCTATGCGCCCATTGCCAAAGCACCTGTGGGCTATGTAAACGGCTCATTTACACAGGATGTACGCCGCAACACCGAGCGTAACCTTGACTTTATTCTCGGCGGCAACCACACATTCGGCAACCTGGGCCTGGATGTGACCCTGGGTGGAAACCAGCGCTATGCCCGCATGGATTACAACAGTGTTACCGTGCAGGACTTCATTCAGCCCGGCTTGTACACGGTGATGAACGGACGCGTCAAAAACCCGCTTTATAACCTGTCCGAAAAGAAGATCAATTCGCTGTACGGAGCGGCTACTATTTCATGGAAAGAGTTCCTCTACCTGAACGTAACGGCCCGAAACGACTGGTTTTCAACCCTTGCGCCACAAAACCGCAGCATTCTGTATCCTTCGGTAACCGGTAGCTTCATCTTCTCCCAGGCATTCCCGAACCTCCCGGCCTGGATCACATTCGGCAAGTTGCGCGCGGCATATGCACAGGTGGGCTCGGATAACGTGAACCCTTACTCGAATGCATTGTATTACGCGGTGGATAACAATTCTTTCCCTAATCCATCGGGCCAGCTCGTGCCGGTGGGCGGCATTAATGCGTCCCTTGTCCCCAATAAGGACCTGCGTCCGCTGCGCATCAAGGAAGCCGAAGTAGGTCTGGAAATGAAGTTGTTCAACAATCTCCTGGGTTTTGATTTAACATACTACCACAAAACTACTGACGATCAGATACTTGCAGCGCAGATTTCCGACGCGTCGTCCTACACCGCGCAGCTCATCAATGTCGGCCGGAGCATGAACCAGGGCATCGAACTGCTGCTCACGGGGTCGCCGGTGAAAACGAAGGATTTCAGCTGGGATGTGAGTTTCAATGTGTCGTACAATAATTCGAAAGTGCTCAAACTCGGTCTGGCGGAGAAGGATACAGTCATTACCGCAGGTGGAGGTGGTGGCCGCACGCTTAATATGGTCGTAGGGAAGCCGCTGGGCCAGCTGTACACGTTCACGTACCTGCGTGACGCGCAGGGCCGGCAGGTGTTCGACAAAAACAGCGGTATGCCCATGCGGAACAACACCCTGATGAATGTCGGCAATGCATTGCCGCGGTATTTTGGAGGGATTACCAATACATTCAACTACAAGGGCATTACGCTCTCCGCGTTGATCGATTTCAAACTGGGGCACAAGATGATTGCCGGACGGAACATCAACTACATGCGTCACGGGCTCTCGAAACGCACGCTGCCCGGCCGCGCCGAAGGTTTTGTGATCGGTAACGGTGTGAATCCCGATGGCGAGGTGAACCAGACCAAAGCCGCCGTGCAGCCATTCTACGAATCGATCAACCCGCTGGGGATCAATGAGGATTTTGTATCGAATGCGGGTTTCTGGAAGCTGCGGCAGCTCACATTGGGCTACGACTTGGGCAAACTGCTGCCTGAAAAATCGTTTGTGAAAGGCCTTCGCCTGAGCGCCGTAGCGAACAATGTGCTGGTGATCAAAAAATGGACGGAAAACATGGACCCCGAGGAAGTGCTCAACTCTTCCGACAATGCCACCGGCCTCGATTTCTGGCCAGGCTTGCCGCCAACCCGCAGCATTGGTTTTAACCTCAATGTCAAATTCTAA
- a CDS encoding sensor histidine kinase, with protein MLEQSGLPLTVGQFWWYSFCYWGIFAVITFGQLMMLWLLKMGVAMQPHEMFVWLLDGLFWWSTTPLVLYASIRVPVAFKVRDGSSIIKPILFHLCIVTFLNIFINVLHFYITNPLMYRAVGRMVPLENYLFSFFIAYTASFGQYLLLVVGFNKVSYIYRYQQLKQQHFESELHNEQLRGQLANAQLQSLKMQLNPHFLFNTLHSVVSLMVKNDIRKATLMITTLSDLLRAVLVNQSADFIPLQEELKLTRQYLDIQQIRFQDRLKVEYHIDPASELYPVPQLILQPIVENSITHGISDMTTNALISITSHVSAAGMQVTVYDNGLGAASRKTTKGMGLGLQNTLLRLQQAYGTKARLEFQQPVGGGTSVTLHFEGRIEQGDNGGSRSGNI; from the coding sequence ATGCTGGAACAATCCGGGCTGCCGCTCACGGTCGGGCAGTTCTGGTGGTATTCCTTCTGCTACTGGGGCATTTTTGCCGTGATAACGTTTGGTCAGCTTATGATGCTTTGGCTATTAAAGATGGGTGTGGCTATGCAACCGCACGAGATGTTCGTCTGGCTGCTCGACGGGCTGTTCTGGTGGTCTACCACCCCGCTCGTCCTGTACGCGTCCATCCGTGTGCCGGTGGCGTTCAAGGTGCGCGACGGCTCGTCGATCATCAAACCGATCCTGTTCCATTTGTGCATTGTCACGTTTCTGAATATTTTCATCAATGTCCTGCATTTCTACATCACCAATCCGCTGATGTACCGCGCCGTGGGCCGTATGGTACCGCTGGAAAACTACCTGTTTTCATTTTTCATTGCCTACACGGCCAGTTTCGGGCAGTACCTGTTGCTGGTGGTGGGTTTCAACAAGGTATCCTACATTTACCGCTACCAGCAGCTCAAACAGCAGCATTTCGAAAGCGAGCTGCACAACGAGCAGCTTCGCGGCCAGCTGGCCAATGCGCAGTTGCAATCGCTCAAAATGCAGCTCAACCCGCACTTTCTTTTCAACACCTTACACAGCGTGGTGAGCCTCATGGTAAAAAACGACATCCGCAAAGCCACGCTCATGATTACCACCCTCAGCGATTTGCTGCGTGCAGTGCTGGTGAACCAGTCGGCCGATTTTATCCCCTTGCAGGAAGAACTGAAACTGACCCGGCAATACCTCGACATCCAGCAGATCCGCTTTCAGGACCGCCTGAAAGTGGAATACCACATCGACCCGGCCTCGGAACTCTACCCCGTGCCCCAGCTGATCCTGCAACCGATCGTCGAAAACTCGATCACACACGGCATTTCGGACATGACCACCAACGCGCTCATCAGTATCACGAGCCATGTAAGTGCCGCGGGTATGCAGGTAACGGTGTACGACAACGGCCTGGGTGCCGCCTCCCGTAAAACCACCAAAGGGATGGGCCTCGGCTTGCAGAATACATTGCTCAGGCTGCAACAGGCCTACGGCACAAAAGCCCGGCTCGAATTTCAGCAGCCGGTTGGGGGCGGAACGTCTGTGACGTTGCATTTTGAAGGTAGAATCGAACAAGGTGACAATGGAGGAAGCAGGAGTGGAAATATTTAA